The Oncorhynchus mykiss isolate Arlee chromosome 30, USDA_OmykA_1.1, whole genome shotgun sequence genome includes a window with the following:
- the tph1a gene encoding tryptophan 5-hydroxylase 1a: MNKSTFTKIEECRTEKKNAPSDGRAAIVFSLKNEVGGLVKALKLFQENHVNLVHIESRKSKRRNSEFEIFVDCDSDHEQLNEIIQLLRKHVNVVDMDRPDNSCLPEEDIENVPWFPKKISDLDKCANRVLMYGSDLYADHPGFKDNVYRRRRKHFADLAMNYRHGDPIPRIEFTEEELATWAVVYRELNKLYPTHACREYLKNLPLLAKHCECREDNIPQLEDVSRFLRERTGFTIRPVAGYLSPRDFLAGLAFRVFHCTQYVRHSSDPLYTPEPDTCHELLGHVPLLAEPSFAQFSQEIGLASLGASDESIQTLATCYFFTVEFGLCKQEGKLRAYGAGLLSSISELQHALSGNAVIMPFDPKVTCKQECIITTFQDVYFVSDSFEEAKVKMREFAKTIKRPFTVRYNPYTQSVDVLKDTPSINSVVEELRHDLDIVGDALSRLNKHLGV; encoded by the exons ATGAACAAATCAACCTTCACAAAGATTGAAGAATGCAGAACAGAGAAAAAGAACGCGCCGTCCGACGGCCGAGCAGCGATTGTCTTCTCACTGAAGAATGAAGTCGGAGGACTAGTGAAGGCGCTGAAACTTTTCCAG GAAAACCACGTCAATCTTGTCCACATAGAATCCAGAAAATCGAAAAGGCGTAACTCTGAATTTGAGATCTTCGTGGACTGTGACAGCGATCACGAGCAGCTCAACGAGATCATTCAGCTGCTACGTAAGCACGTTAACGTAGTGGACATGGACCGTCCTGATAACTCCTGTTTACCTGAAGAAG ATATAGAAAATGTCCCCTGGTTCCCCAAGAAGATCTCAGATCTGGACAAGTGTGCCAACCGGGTTCTAATGTACGGATCAGACTTGTATGCTGACCATCCG GGCTTCAAGGACAACGTCTACAGAAGGAGGAGGAAGCATTTCGCTGATCTCGCCATGAACTACAGACA TGGGGATCCTATCCCTCGTATAGAGTTTACAGAGGAGGAGTTGGCGACGTGGGCGGTGGTGTACCGGGAGCTCAACAAGCTGTACCCTACCCACGCCTGTAGAGAGTACCTGAAGAATCTGCCTCTACTGGCCAAACACTGTGAATGTAGAGAGGATAACATACCCCAGCTAGAGGACGTATCACGCTTCCTTAGAG AGCGGACAGGCTTTACCATCAGGCCTGTGGCAGGTTACCTCTCCCCCAGAGACTTCCTAGCTGGTCTGGCCTTCCGTGTGTTCCACTGTACCCAGTATGTCCGACACAGCTCCGACCCCCTCTACACACCAGAGCC agacacatgccATGAATTGCTGGGTCACGTCCCGTTGCTGGCTGAGCCCAGCTTCGCCCAGTTCTCCCAGGAGATAGGCCTGGCTTCCCTCGGAGCTTCAGATGAATCCATACAGACCCTGGCCACT tgttatttcttCACGGTGGAGTTCGGCCTGTGTAAACAGGAGGGGAAGCTGAGAGCGTACGGAGCAGGCCTGCTGTCCTCCATCAGTGAACTCCAG cATGCTCTGTCGGGTAACGCCGTCATCATGCCCTTTGACCCCAAGGTCACATGTAAACAAGAGTGCATCATCACCACGTTTCAGGACGTCTACTTTGTGTCCGACAGCTTCGAGGAGGCCAAAGTCAAGATGAG GGAGTTTGCCAAGACGATCAAGCGTCCGTTCACGGTACGATATAACCCCTACACCCAGAGTGTGGACGTTCTGAAGGACACTCCCAGCATTAACAGCGTGGTGGAGGAGCTGAGACACGACCTGGACATCGTGGGCGACGCCCTCAGCCGGCTTAACAAACACCTGGGGGTCTGA